DNA from Tursiops truncatus isolate mTurTru1 chromosome 8, mTurTru1.mat.Y, whole genome shotgun sequence:
TCCCAGCCCAGAGCGTCGGTAACCCCTCCAGGGCGGAAGGTCGGGGGGGAAAGGAAGAGATGCAGGCCGGGCGCCAGGCACATTCACGACGGTCTAGTGAAGGGTTGGGGATCCCCGGCCCTGCCCGGGAAGCCCAGGCCGCCTGAGTCAGTAAGGCCCCTCGCCAACTCTCGGGCAGGAAGCGACCTTCACAAGGCCGCTTTATGCTGCCAGGACACCTGGACTGAGTGGGGGTGGAGCAGACGGGGAGGAAAGCGGGGACTCCAAGTGCTCCACTGCTCTCCTGGGCGAGTCTCGGCCGGCCCCGCCTCCCGCCCCCTGAGCAGGTGTCCGGACCCGTGAGGCCCGGCCTTCCAGCCCGCCCCCTCCCTCTTAACTCCGGCTACTCCTTTGATCCCGGGTCTGGGGATACGGCCCCTCCCGCAAGGGAAGGTTCGGGGGAGGAGatggggcagggaagagggggATGGGCTCAGAGCAGGTAGTTGGGACTGGTCCTTCCTGGGTGGCTGCCCCCAAGCCCTCCAGCCATCCTGAGGGTTCCCGGGTTTCGTCCCCCCACTGTAGGGGTCCTCGTAAGcccgggcaggggcggggcggggcctccctctcccccccaccccggggaggGGTCTCCCCGCCCCTTCGGATTCAGCCAAGCGGAGATGAAACCTGAACCCAGGTTGGGGGCGGGGCTGGCTCCCGCTCCGACCGGGCTGGCCTGCTCCTTCATCTCCCCTTTGCCTGCACCCCAGCCGTCTTCTGAGAGAGTAAGGTCGGGATCCCCAAGACGCTGGAGCAGGTGAGGTGGCGACTCAGCGTGGGAGAGAAGATCGGGTGGCCGTCGGGCCCCACCGCCCAAGGCtgactctcctctctccctccctggtcCACAGGGCCCGCGATGGAGCCCACAGCCCGGGGTCGCGCCCCGCCGTGAGCACCCCCTGCCCACAGCCATGCTGCCCCGAGGGCGCCCCCGGGCGCTGGGGGCCGCAgcactgctgttgctgctgcttgTGATCGGTTTCTTCCTGTTCCGTGGGGACCTGGACTGTGAGCGCAGCGAGCGGGAGGCGAGTGGGGGCGGGGGTGACCCGAGATCCTTACCCAGGTCGCTAACGCCACGTGTACTTCCAGACGAGCGGCCGCGGCCGCGGGGGACTGCTGCCTTCGACGGAGACCCGCCGGCAGACCCCGGGGGCCACAACGGCTCGGATTGCATCCCGCCGCGGCCGCGGCCGCCCAAGTGCGAGGTAGGTAGGTGCGCACGGCCCCTGGCGGTGGGAATCTCAGGGGCGGCGCGCCCCCAGCCCAGGGACCTGGACACCTGTGGGAATCCCGACACCTGGTGTGGGTTCTGGCACTGACCGGCCAGCTGGGGACGCCTGGAGTTCGCACCTCCCCTTCTCCTGGCCTGGCCTCCCTATTTGTGAAATGAGGGGGTGTACTCCCACGCTGCGGAGTCCCCCTCGACACTCCTGCCTAGCTCTGATGCCGGGTGGGGCTACACTGCCCTGGGCCAGGTGAGCCCAACCATGGGTCCTTACCGTcgaggggaggaggaggctgcTGCCGACCTGGTGTCCCCTCCCCAGCTCTTGCAGGTGGCTATCGTGTGTGCGGGTCATAACTCCAGCAGAGACGTCATCACCCTGGTGAAGTCCATGCTCTTCTACAGGTACAGCCAGGAGTGTCCCTCTCCTCCCTTGAAGGTGGTTGTAGGAATATCCGGAGCTGGGTACAGAAAAGCTCTTGGCAGAAGTTGGTGCTGCCACTTCTGAGCCCCTCGAAGGGTAGGGCTTCTCCCGTGTAGTTCCTTCTGGGGCCTTCAGCTTTCCTCCCTTGTCCTTCCTGAAGGAAAAATCCACTGCACCTCCACTTGGTGACTGACGCCGTGGCCAGGAACATCCTGGAGACGCTCTTTCACATGTGGATGGTGCCTGCTGTCCAGATCAGCTTCTACAACGCTGATGAGCTCAAGGCAGGAGCCCTGACCCTTCTGCACCCATCCCCAGCCATCCCCAGCCCCCTGCTTCCTCCCAGGGTTGTGGGGGATCACGGGGAGAACAGGTTAGAGCTGCCTGGGACCTCCAGTCCCATCACATCTACTGAAGCTCAAATCCCTCACCCTCCTGGGGCCCACCCCTTCTTCCCCCTGTGTCACCTGAGTATGTTCTGGCACTCGTAGGCCCTTCTCTTGCAGGCTCATGCCCTGTCCTTCCACCCACAGCCCCAGGTCTCCTGGATACCCAACAAGCACTACTCTGGCCTCTATGGGCTAATGAAGCTAGTGCTGCCCAGCGCCCTGCCCCCTGACCTGGCCCGTGTCATTGTCCTGGACACAGATGTCACCTTTGCCTCCAACATTGCAGAGCTCTGGGCACTCTTTGCTCACTTTTCTGGTGAGAGGCCTGGGACCCCACCCCAGTCAGCCCCTTTCCCTGGCCCATGCAGGCCTCCCTGTGGCCTAGCCCTGAGCCGAGGTCCAGTGGCAGCCTCAGGCAGCTCCCTCGTGCCCTCCCCTCCCAGACAAACAAGTGATTGGTCTCGTGGAGAACCAGAGCGACTGGTACCTCGGCAACCTCTGGAGGAACCACAGGCCCTGGCCTGCCTTGGGCCGGGGATTTAACACAGGTGGGGATAGttcgggggggcgggggaggcaggaggggcggCCACTGGTCCTTGGGCCCCAGGGGCTGGCTAGGGCACAGAATGATTGGAAGACCCCCCAGTAAGAACGGTTCTGTAGAAGGAACACTGGGAGAAGAGCCAGAAATCACAGTTCCACCCTTGTCTGTACATGCTGAATGACTATGGCCAAATCACTCggttcctctgagcctcagttttctcatgcaTTAAATGGTGGTGACTTTAGCAGCCCTGGGATCACCAGATTTGAGAAGATGGTTGTGGAGGTGCTCTGTAAGCTGTGCTTTGCCTCCCCTTCACCCCCAAGAGGATGAGTTGCTGATAGAGCTAGTACATGCTCACATCTGAACAGTGAGAAAATACCAACACGTCACAAAATAAGCATTCAAAAGACACTTTCTTGAGCCCTGGCCCCAGAAGCTGGTCATCCCAGGTGGGCATGACAACCTCTCCCCATGAGCAGGCGTGATCCTCCTGCGGCTGGACCGGCTCCGGCAGGCTGGCTGGGAGCAGATGTGGAAGCTGACAGCCACACGGGAGCTTCTCACCCTGCCTGCCACCTCACTGGCTGACCAGGTCTGGGGGAGCTTTTgagggggggtggggcaggctcTGGGCCGAGACGTGATGGCTGTCTCTGCCCAGGACATCTTCAATGCCATAATCAAGGAGCACCCGTGGCTGGTGCAGCCCCTGCCCTGCGTCTGGAACGTGCAACTGTCAGACCACACGCTGGCTGAGCGCTGCTACTCAGAGGCGTCCGACCTCAAGGTGAATGGGGTAGGGGGACCGAGTGGTGGTGATGGGCCCAGGATGGGGACTCCTGTTCCCTGCTCCCATCCCCCCGCCGATGCCCTCCCTGGTCCCAGGTGAtccactggaactcaccaaagaaGCTTCGCGTGAAGAACAAGCATGTGGAATCCTTCCGCAACCTCTACCTGACCTTCCTGGAGTACGATGGGAACCTGCTGCGGAGAGAGCTCTTTGGgtgcccccgcccgccccctccTGGGGCCGAGCAGGTGAGAGGGAGCCGCCTTCCCTTCCCTCGGGGAGGCTCTACCCCTCTGCTCTGGTGGGACCCGGCCTTGTCTGGGGCTTGTCCGCCTGCCCCACCCAGCCCgtcctcctctcccccatcccctcagTTGCAGCGGGCCCTGGCGCAACTGGACGAGGAGGACGCATGCTTTGAGTTCCGGCGGCAGCAGCTCACTGTGCACCGTGTGCACATCACCTTCCTGCCCCACAAGCCACCGCCCCCGCAGCCCCACGATGTCACCCTGGTGGCCCAGCTCTCCATGGACCGGTGAGGGTGCCGAGGGCAGCCCCAGGGAGCACGGTGTGGTCTGGGACTGGGGGTTTCGAGAGGAGGGTTCCACTTGGTGGAAGGAAGAGCTCTTACTGCCTGATGCTTGAGGAGTTCCAGGAGTTGGAGACACCGGAGATGGTGGAAGGAGCTTGGGCTTTGGGAATCATTCAGATGTCTGGAACTGCCCCTCCGTAGCTGTGGGACCATGGGCAAGGCTTAATATCTCtggccctcagttttctcatctgtcaaatgagaaaGTACCCACCTTGTGGGGTAGtcgtgaagattaaataagagcATGTCAACAAGAGCCTGGAAGGTGCTCAGCAAGTCACTTGAGGGGGTGTCTGTGGCAGCTAACGCGGGAGGTATCCCAGCCCTCCCTGGGCTGACCACTCCCCTCACCCCAGGATGCAGATGCTGGAAGCCCTGTGCAGGCACTGGCCGGGCCCCATGAGCCTGGCCTTGTACCTGACAGACGCAGAGGCCCAGCAGTTTCTGCGTTTCGTGGAGACCTCGGTGGTGCTCTCCGCCCGGCAGGATGTGGCCTACCACGTGGTGTACCGTGAAGGTCCCCTCTACCCCATCAACCAGCTTCGCAACGTGGCCTTGGCCCAGGCCCTCACACCTTACGTCTTCCTCAGTGACATTGACTTCCTCCCTGCCTACTCCCTCTACGACTACCTcaggtgggtggaggagggagaggaacgGCATGTGAGTGGgtgtggatggggtgggggaagaccCACAGGACCCTGGCGAGTGTGTCCCTGCTCCCTTCTGGGCTGCAgtgtcctctgtaaaatgggggcggCATTTGGGTGGGGGCCGTGTCGTTTCTCTGGGCTGCCTAGGAGAGTGACAGTCTGGGAGCAGGTCCTGGGCAGCAGCTCCACGTGTGTCCAGTGGGCTTCAGGGTGAGCTGGCCCCTGAAGTCAGGTCCTACATCTAATAAAAGTAAGAGAACCACTGGGCCCAGCGCTGGAGGCAGAGCCTTCCTAGCTCTCTCCTGCTCATGGGCGCTCCATCCTCAGGGCCTCCATCCAGCAGCTGGAGCTGGGCAGCGGGCGGAAGGCAGCTCTGGTGGTGCCCGCATTTGAGACCCTGCACTACCGCTTCAGCTTCCCCAGTTCCAAGGCCGAGCTGCTGGCCTTGCTGGACGCTGGGTCTCTCCACACCTTCAGGTAGGAGAGGTCACTGCCCTGCCCTGGGGTTCCCCACACTGACCCCCTCCAGCCACGAGCTCCTAGCCTCAGCCTGGCTCCCCACCCTATCCTGCCCCACAGGTACCATGAGTGGCCCCGGGGTCACGCGCCCACAGACTATGCCCGCTGGCGAGAGGCTCAGGCCCCATACCACGTGCAGTGGGCAGCCGACTACGAGCCCTATGTGGTGGTGCCACGTGACTGCCCCCGCTACGACCCCCGCTTTGCGGGCTTCGGCTGGAACAAGGTGGCCCACGTCATGGAGCTGGACGCACAGGTAAGGGTCACCTCGTTGTCTCCAGCCTTGATTTGAATACCTCCAGGCTCAGGGAGCTCATTATACCGCAGTGGGGCACGCTGCACCGTTAGGCGGCAGCGTGCCCCACTGCGGTATAAAGCCCCTCTGCAGAACTAAAGCCGTCTGCCTTTGGCCCTGAGTTTGGCTCTTAGCGGCGATCGAATAAATCTGCTCCCCATTCCCCAGAGCTGCCATCTCCCCCCAGCCCAGGCAGCGACTGTCCGCGTGCCCCACCCCCCAGGAATACGAGCTGCTGGTGCTGCCGGAGGCCTTCGTCATCCACCTGCCGCACGCCCCAAGCCTGGACATCTCCCGCTTCCGCTCCAGCCCCACCTATCGTGACTGCCTCCAGGCCCTCAAGGACGAGTTCCACCAGGATCTGTCCCGCCGATACGGGGCTGCTGCCCTCAAATACCTCACCGCCCTGCAGCAGCCCCGAGGCCCCACCTGACCTCACACCTGCCCCCCGCACACTCCCTGCAAGACAGCACACTCCCTGCAGACACACTAGCGACCTTGCTGCCGCCCCACCCTCCctgctatttaaattatttatggtCTCTGTGGGAAGGGCTGGGGCGGCACCTCCCTTCGCTGCTATCCTATGGCTGGGGGTCTAGTGATCCTCTGCCCCAGCTGGTTTGGGGCTGGTTCCTGCATCCTCACCTGTGACACCCCTTTTTCACAAGTAAAGTTTTAACAGTTccttttcatgttcctcttggTTTGGGGCATGAGGAAGTGAGCCTGGGGAGGTGCTGAATCTGGCACGGAGGCTGCCGGGACTGGAGTGTGTCCTgtccaccctcccctgccccaaaccCAACACCATGAGTCTGAGAGACTTTATTTGGCTTTAtttagtaaaatgttaaaataaataaatacaaattgatCAGCTGCTCtgtatcccccccaccccctcaaaacaaaaatcaaacaaacaaaaacaaaaactttgaaGCACAAAACTCCAAATACAAGTTCTACCAAGACTGAAATCACAAAGGGCCTGGACAAGAGACAGGTTGGGAGCTGGCTGGCTCTTTTCTGCTCAGAGCTTGCTGACCTCCGGCTGCCCGTCCTGTCCTGCCTTACTGCAGCTTACCCTGGGCTGAGGACCCAATGACACCGGAGAGAGGAGCAGGGGCCAGAGACTGCTGAGGGGACAGTGGAGTCCTCAGGGAAGAAGAGCCTTTGGGAGTGGGGAGTGAAGTGAATTTGTGAGCCCTGCTCTTCCTTTACAAGGGCTATTTTCAAGAGCTCCACCGGGGTCAGCTTCCTTCCCCTTTACTCTGGTGGGAAGGCCAAGAGGAATCTTCTCAAAGGCCACCCCCTCACTTCCTGGAAAGGAGCTGATACTGAAGACGGCTTGAAGTCAGGGTGAGAACGGGTCTCCTGTTTCCTGCCAAGGGTGCCCAGCTGAGGGCTGGGGGTGAGGTCCCCAGTCTTTTAGACAGAGCAAGGTTGCCTCCATCCAAGAGAAGCCATGGAATCGGGAGAACCCAGGGCCTGGAAAATGTACCTGGGCCACCATCCATCCTGCTACCAAAGAGCCTTTTGCCCCTTGGGGTAAAAGTCTCTTAAATTAAGCCCTTTGGATAAATAAGAAAGACCAAACCctaaaagggagggaagggaggaagccaCTTTTGAGTGTGCTGTGTGAGTCGTGAGTTGGCACGAGAGCGCAAGCAGGCCCCACTGGCCCCAAGAGAGTAAGTGTCAGAGATGGCTGGAGAGGCAGCTGCACACGCAGAGACTGAGGTGAGCAGGATACGCGACCACCCTCACAGGAGACGTGTGGGGTGAGCAACTGCGCCCATGCACACCACCTGTCGAGCCTGAGCCAAGCAGCAGCGGGGACAGAGGCGGGCCTGTCGGGAAACCGCGCACTCACATGGCGCCGGCTGGAGGCTGCCACGGCCATGTTACAGGCCCCACACAGGTAAGGCCCACGAGGGGCTGCCCCGAGCCTGGTCTCCCCGCCAGGCACGACCAGCAGGCTTGCGCCAAAAGGGCCtgataaggaaggaagaaagcggAACTCTGGATGAGCTCAGCAGCGGTGAGACAAGACCCAGCAGGCTCCGTGAAAGAAAAAGGACCCGCAGGCCACACTGGCAAGAACATGAGCAGGGATGATGACAGCAACATGACCTCACTGTTTCCAGGGCGCGTCACCTGAGCCACGGGACTGACAAGGGGCGTCCTGATCCAGGGCCCGGGGGGCAGCTCCTTCCTAGAGCCAGACCAGCCGCTCCCTGGCCTCTGAAGTGACTGCAGGCCAGCTGCTTTCAGGTGTGTCTGTCAGCAGCTACACTGGGACACGGGGAAAAGCAGCAGAAGggaaaaagggggagggagggagaggcagctcCGGTGGGGCAGTCATGAACGTGTGTCTCAGGCGGTCACAGGGACCCCACAGGTCTGGAGGGACGGAGAGGGTCTTCTCTTGGCAGGacagtgaaggaggaggagactGGGTGACTAGGGCCCTTTCTCTGCAGTAAGGGGTGCTTGGGAATTTTGAGTCCAGAATGCGGGTTCGGGGGCAGCGTTGCCTCGTTTACTCCATACTCGCTGACTTGCACAACAGCTTATGTCTGAACCTGAGGAAGAATCCACACCCAACCCTAGGCAAGGTCAGACTGTGACTACTCACAGCAGCTGGCAAAACCCTGGTCAATTCCtagccctgcctcccacccccaagaACCTCCAGGCAGCTCCTTTCTGAGCAAAGGCCTCTAGTGATCACAGTTTCCCCCTGCTTTCAAGAGGATAGGTATTATGTGGCAACCTCCAGCCTCTGGGCCCAGACAAGTCAAATGGGAGGGCTCCAAGACAGGGCGTACAGCCCGCCTCTGGGCTCTGAACCTCTGCCAACTATTCCTCCAACTAGTCCAGGCATCTCCCAAAGCTCCCTGACTAGACATAGCACCTGGGTTTTTGCATGAGGAAAGGGAGCTCCTTTCTTGCCCCCTCAGGCAACCTTGCAGCCAGGTCCTGACTCTGAGGCCTGTGCAGcccctcttaatcccctcttctaaCATCCCAGGAAGATGAACGGAAATGGTTGGTAGAGATGAGACATTTTACCTAAGGAGTATTTCTCTGTTGCAATTGCTTTCAGgatccatctctgtctctctgggcCTAACTAGGTGAGGGAGAAACTACTGGGCCCTTTTCCGCCCCTCCTAGACTCTGGCCCTTAGGGGGCGGGCTTGGGAGAGATGCTCTGGGAGTGCCGGGGGTTGCAGAGCCCCCGCCTCCCTCCTGTGGCCAGATGCGCGCAATGGGCTAAAGGTCTCCAGCGGGAGCGCACACTTGACAAAATTTATTTCCCACAAGGCAAGATGATAGAAATGGTCTGAGCCTTTCAGAACCCCGCTTTTCTCAAGAAGAAGACAGGCCAAGCCAAGGCAAGCACCGCATTCTAGCCAAAGGTCACCCAGGAAGCCTGTGGGCGGGCAAAGTGGAGTAAACGCCCATCTCCGGCGACTAGAGCCAGCAGGCGGAGAAAGCAGCTGGAGACTCAGACCTCTCTTCGAAGACATGAAGACACAAAGGCCACCCTGGGCTCTCTGTCTCAGAGACACCACGTCCCCTCAAGACATCTCACTCCCTTGTTCTTTCTAAGCACCAAGGGCTGATGCAGCCTGCCCCCTGCACCCTTCCACCAAAGCCGGGGTGCGTGCGCCCCAATGAGCTTCAGTGGCCATTTCCTTCAAGGCTGTCCCCCAGGCGCTCAAAATGCTGGTGGCTGAAAGACCAAGAGCAGCACCAAAGGAAGGGATCTTATTTAGGCACCAGCCTTCTGCTCTAGCAAAACCCGAGGAGACAACAGGGAGGGCCCTGACACCATCCACACTCCATGTGGGCTTCTGAAACAGGAGCCCAGATCCCTGCACCAAGAAGACAGGACAGTCTTTTCTGAGCAGGGGAGAAGGGTGGGAGAGCTCTGCCCCTGCTCGTCAGGGCCGCAGCCGTCCGGAGGACAGAAATCATGGAGACTAGCCCACCAGTCTTGAGACACAAACACAGCAAAATGTCATCATGTTCAGCAGGTTCTGTGCTAAAAAATTATAACTACACAGCATTTTCTCCAGTTCTGACACCTTTTTAATAGAAATCACTGTTTTTAGGAAACAAATAgcacttttgtaatttttttttacaatgtttcTTACCTTGATCTTAATTTAAGTAACACTAGGAAGACctcaatcttttttattttcctttttaattaaaaaaaaagttgttgttgttttcccccAGATACAAAGATTTTTGCCCTTGCATAAAAAAACAGTGCCCCGAACGATGACACAAGGACTCACACAGACTCACTGGACCTCACTGACACTATGATTCCTATTCTACCATGCAAGGTCTCGACTACCCTTAATTGGACTGTCAGCCTGAAAAACAGCTTCTCTATtccttattttagtttttgttaccaaaaaagtaaaataaacaacaaaataaaacttttttttaaagaagaaagaacagaaacaaaaattaaaaaaaaaagagaaaagcaacgtCTCCATTCAATTCACACACACCTGGGTTGCGTGCTGCTTCGCTCAggatcttctcttcttataaatatAGAAAAGGGATGGAGCTTGTTTTCAAGTAAAATCACTGATccaccttttttccttcctcGACACACACACCCTTCTTCCCTGCCCCGGGCAAGGGCCACCTGAGGCCTGGGTCTGCTTGTTCTTGGAGAGGGAAGGTAACCGGACGGTGCCGATTTGCCAAAGCAGGGAAGGagcttggggaggggtgggggagtggagtGCTCCGGAGAAGACCCCGGTGGCTGTTTCTTGGTGTCCATCTCTCCGTGCACTGTGCCCGCCCCAGACAATATGAAATACTGCTTATCTGATATACTTTTCCCCACCCCGGCACCCTCCCAttccctccccatcccttccTCTGGGCACTGGGGTTGGTTAAATCTCGATTTCCTCTTTTTGGTTTTATAGTAGTGAAAGTTTAGAAACAGGAAAGCCCACGCACTCTTTGGACTTGTCTTCTCTACCTAAACAAACAGCTCAGCAAATAAGGGTCTGGAAcctgctcccccccaccccgcggcCCGTCCCCGCTCCCCACCCAACAAAACAAAAGCGAGCCCACGGTGGTGGTGGGGGCTGCCGCAGGCACACACTGGCGTGTAACAGGGAGAGCAAGTGTATTATCCACTCGGCGTGGTGCTGGCCCAGAGCCTCCAGCTGGCACGGTTTCATGTGGCGTGGTCCAGTCTTTGCATGTACACACAGAATAAGAAGGATCAATTGGCAAACTCTGGTGCCACCCGGCACaagcatcttctctctctctggaacCAAAGAACCAAAAGAATTCTGTACTTTCCAGAAGAAATCCGGCTTTGCTTGTCTAGAGTCTTCAGTGTTTTGCTCTCCTTGCCACTGGGATCCCGTGGCTTCTCCTAGCAGGGCTCTGTTATTTAGTCTCTTCCCCCTGGTTACAGTTCGCTGTGCAGCTCTggttggaggaggaggggggcggggagggcaccGGCGTGGAGGTGCTGGCGTTGGCAGGGGGAGTGCAGTCCGGGCCGTTGGAGACGGCCCCCAGAGTGGCCTCAGAGTCTACAGGTTTGGAGAGGTCGATGCCGTGGATGAGGCGGATCAGCTGTTTTACCTTCTCCAGGGAGCTGTGCATCTCCTTCTGCCGGGCCAGGATGGTGTTCTTCATTTCCATGCATTTCTGCAGCCAATGAGAAGGGCAGTGGCACTGAGCCTCCGGCTTTTCTGACAGGCCTGGCAGCCCTCTCCAGATAAAAGAATCCCTGTGGACTAGTGTGCGGCCCCTAGACCTTGTTCTGCTCCACACTGGAGTGGCTGCTGCTacccaagggaaggaggaggcccaagaggcaagagacagaGGGCAAGTGAGTGGTTTAAAAGCCCGCTACTTGACACTAGGACTTAACACCAAACATGAACTACCACTATAATACTACAAAATAAAAGCCATTAAGGAAAAGCTCTCCCAGCTGGGCTGCAGCTGGTTTGGGCAGGTCTGGGTACGCATCTACCTTGCTAATGGCGCTGATACGCTCAGGGCTGGGCTGAGCTTCTACAGGGCAGACACGAGCCAGTGGTATCTGGATTCAGTCTGAGGGCCTGCTGAGGATCACTGGGTCAGCAAGATTTTAgaggcagggcctggggtgggaTACTTAGTGATATTTAGGAGAATCAAAGACTGCAGCCAACAGAAGACCTTCTGCTTGGTCAGGGACTTGTAGTCTTTTGCCCTTTTGTACTTGGCCTCCCACACCTGCTGGCTTCTGTTCTAGGCAGGAAAAGCGATGTGAAACCTGCCAGCCACGGGCAGTATGATGAGGAGAGACAGCGTGACTGCCACCAAGTCCAGGGCACCACCTGGCGTCCATGAGGGCTGAGGCCACCTCACTCCAAGAAGGGGACCTACTCAATGGAAAAGAAAGCCTGCTCCTGTCAGGAGGAGCCTCTGAATCCCTGCTGCAAACACAAACCCCTTTCCCACCTGGTCAGCCAGGGGTAGTATTTACTTCCAGTACTTGTCTCTAGAAAGCGCTCTTCCTCAGGCTGGTCAGATAAACCTGGAGAGGCAATCAGCAGGGCATGGAAGAGGGGCGGGAGGAAAGAGCCATGCAGATGGACCCACTAGCTAGGGCGACTGGGAAGAATTACACGCGGGGGCCTGGTGTGTGTCAGGCGGCTCCACACTCCTCCCAAACACACTCAGGAGCACGCAGGGGTGCTGGCTAGGCTGCTGCAGTTGCTACTTGATCTCTTCAGCCAGAAGACTGAAAATCTTCTCTCAGGTCAAAGCCAAGAGGATGTTCCAGAGCTTGGCTAAGGCACCGTATACCAAATGGCCACCTGTACCTGAGGGCCGAACTCTAACTGGAAGCAAACTGCAACCACCCAGGTTAACAGTGTTAATAAGCTGAAGGAATGAATCAGCGCTTGAGAGCCACACGTACTGTTATGTACACAGAAAGTTCTGTACCTCTGTACCTCTCACCGAAAGCATGAGGTTTACTTACACTTATAGAATTGCTGAGCTGTTTCACCTTCTGCTCTAGTTGTTCTCGTTCTTGTTTTAAATCTGAACTCCATTTaagtaatttctgtttttcttcttcttttgctgggaaaaaagaaaaaggaacttgtTTTTGAcaataaattctttgaaaaggcCGCCATGTTCAGAAGGCTTGCTAAAGAAGATATCTTCCCCAAAGCTCCCCAAGCCCCACAGCCAGTGCACAGAACCTGCCCACTAAGACTCTCCCTTTTATATGTAAAGGGACGCTAAGAAAACTGTCCCTGGCTTGGGCCTGGCTTTACATAAATATCACTTCTCATTTTTCCCCCCCAAGGA
Protein-coding regions in this window:
- the LARGE2 gene encoding xylosyl- and glucuronyltransferase LARGE2 isoform X5, translating into MLPRGRPRALGAAALLLLLLVIGFFLFRGDLDYERPRPRGTAAFDGDPPADPGGHNGSDCIPPRPRPPKCELLQVAIVCAGHNSSRDVITLVKSMLFYRKNPLHLHLVTDAVARNILETLFHMWMVPAVQISFYNADELKPQVSWIPNKHYSGLYGLMKLVLPSALPPDLARVIVLDTDVTFASNIAELWALFAHFSGVILLRLDRLRQAGWEQMWKLTATRELLTLPATSLADQDIFNAIIKEHPWLVQPLPCVWNVQLSDHTLAERCYSEASDLKVIHWNSPKKLRVKNKHVESFRNLYLTFLEYDGNLLRRELFGCPRPPPPGAEQLQRALAQLDEEDACFEFRRQQLTVHRVHITFLPHKPPPPQPHDVTLVAQLSMDRMQMLEALCRHWPGPMSLALYLTDAEAQQFLRFVETSVVLSARQDVAYHVVYREGPLYPINQLRNVALAQALTPYVFLSDIDFLPAYSLYDYLRASIQQLELGSGRKAALVVPAFETLHYRFSFPSSKAELLALLDAGSLHTFRYHEWPRGHAPTDYARWREAQAPYHVQWAADYEPYVVVPRDCPRYDPRFAGFGWNKVAHVMELDAQPRQRLSACPTPQEYELLVLPEAFVIHLPHAPSLDISRFRSSPTYRDCLQALKDEFHQDLSRRYGAAALKYLTALQQPRGPT